In the Manis javanica isolate MJ-LG chromosome 14, MJ_LKY, whole genome shotgun sequence genome, one interval contains:
- the PCDH1 gene encoding protocadherin-1 isoform X1 produces the protein MGPLRPSPGPGGPRFLPPPRLLALLLLLAASPGLATQVVYKVPEEQPPNTLIGSLAADYGFPDVGHLYKLEVGAPYLRVDGKTGDIFTTETSIDREGLRECQNQLPGKPCILEFEVSITDLVQNGSPRLLEGQIEVQDINDNTPNFALPVITLPIPENTNIGSLFPIPVASDRDAGPNGVASYELQAGPEAQELFGLQVAEDQEGKQPQLIVMGNLDRERWDSYDLTIKVQDGGSPPRASSALLRVTVLDTNDNAPKFERPSYEAELSENSPIGHSVIQVKANDSDQGANAEIDYTFHQAPEVVRRLLRLDRNTGLITVQGPVDREDLSTLRFSVLAKDRGTNPKSARAQVVVTVKDMNDNAPTIEIRGIGLVTHQDGMANISEDVAEETAVALVQVSDRDEGENAAVTCVVAGDVPFQLRQASETGSDSKKKYFLQTTTPLDYEKVKDYTIEIVAVDSGNPPLSSTNSLKVQVVDVNDNAPVFTQSVTEVAFPENNKPGEVVAEVTASDADSGSNAELVYSLEPEPAAQGLFTISPDTGEIRVKTSLDREQRDSYELKVVAADRGSPSLQGTATVLANVLDCNDNDPKFMLSGYNFSVMENMPALSPVGMVTVIDGDEGENARVRLTVEQDNGDFVIQNGTGTILSSLSFDREQQSTYTFQLKAVDGGVPPRSAYVGVTINVLDENDNAPFITAPSNTSHRLLTPQTRLGEIVSQVTAEDIDSGINAELTYSITGGNPYGLFQIGSHSGAITLEKEIERRHHGLHRLVVKVSDRGKPPRYGTALVHLYINETLANRTLLETLLGHSLDTPLDIDIAGDPEYERSKQRGNILFGVVAGVVAVALLIALAVLVRYCRQREAKSGYQAGKKETKDLYAPKPSSKTSKGNKSRGKKSKCPKPVKPVGDEDDAGLQKSLKFNLMSDAPGDSPRIHLPLNYPPGSPDLGRHYRSNSPLPSIQLQPQSPSASKKHQAVQDLPPANTFVGTGDTTSTGSEQYSDYSYRTNPPKYPSKQLPHRRVTFSATSQAQELQDPSQHSYYDSGLEESETPSSKSSSGPRLGPLALPEDHYERTTPDGSIGEMEHPESDLRPLPDVAMTGTCTQECSEFGHSDTCWMPGQSSPSRRTKSSALKLSTFVPYQDRGGQEPVGAGSPSPPEDRNTKTAPVRLLPSYSAFSHSSHDSCKDSATLEEIPLTQTSDFPPAATPASAQTAKREIYL, from the exons ATGGGGCCCCTgaggcccagcccaggccccgGGGGGCCACGGTTCCTGCCACCCCCCAGACTGCTGGCACTGCTGCTCCTGCTCGCTGCCTCCCCAGGCCTCGCCACTCAGGTGGTGTACAAGGTGCCAGAGGAACAGCCGCCCAACACCCTCATTGGGAGCCTTGCAGCCGACTACGGTTTTCCAGATGTGGGTCACCTGTACAAACTAGAGGTGGGCGCCCCATACCTACGAGTGGACGGCAAGACGGGTGACATCTTCACCACTGAGACCTCTATTGACCGTGAGGGGCTCCGTGAATGCCAGAACCAGCTGCCTGGTAAGCCCTGCATCCTGGAGTTTGAGGTGTCTATCACAGACCTGGTGCAGAATGGCAGTCCTAGGCTGCTAGAGGGCCAGATAGAGGTCCAGGACATCAATGACAACACGCCCAACTTTGCCTTGCCAGTCATCACCCTGCCCATCCCCGAGAACACCAACATCGGCTCCCTCTTCCCCATCCCAGTGGCTTCGGACCGTGATGCCGGCCCCAACGGTGTGGCATCCTATGAGCTACAGGCTGGGCCCGAGGCCCAGGAGCTGTTTGGGCTGCAGGTGGCAGAGGACCAGGAAGGCAAGCAGCCACAGCTTATCGTGATGGGAAACCTGGACCGGGAACGCTGGGACTCCTATGACCTCACCATCAAGGTGCAGGATGGTGGCAGCCCCCCACGTGCCAGCAGCGCCCTGCTGCGCGTCACCGTGCTTGACACCAATGACAACGCCCCCAAGTTCGAGCGGCCCTCTTATGAAGCTGAGCTGTCTGAGAATAGCCCCATCGGCCACTCAGTGATCCAG GTGAAGGCCAACGACTCGGACCAAGGTGCCAATGCAGAGATTGACTACACGTTCCACCAGGCGCCCGAAGTTGTGAGGCGCCTTCTGCGGCTGGACAGGAACACTGGACTTATCACTGTGCAGGGCCCCGTGGACCGTGAGGACCTAAGTACCCTGCGTTTCTCAGTGCTTGCCAAGGACCGAGGCACCAACCCCAAGAGTGCCCGAGCCCAGGTGGTGGTGACTGTGAAGGACATGAATGACAACGCCCCCACCATTGAGATCCGGGGCATAGGGCTGGTGACCCATCAAGACGGAATGGCTAACATCTCAGAGGATGTGGCAGAGGAGACAGCTGTGGCCCTCGTGCAGGTATCTGACCGAGATGAGGGAGAGAATGCAGCTGTCACTTGTGTGGTGGCAGGTGATGTGCCCTTCCAGCTACGCCAGGCCAGTGAGACGGGAAGTGACAGCAAGAAGAAGTACTTCCTGCAGACCACCACCCCACTTGACTACGAGAAGGTCAAAGACTATACCATAGAGATAGTTGCCGTGGACTCTGGCAACCCTCCACTCTCTAGCACCAACTCCCTCAAGGTGCAGGTGGTGGACGTCAATGACAACGCACCTGTGTTCACCCAGAGCGTCACTGAGGTCGCCTTCCCAGAAAACAACAAGCCGGGCGAGGTGGTGGCTGAGGTCACTGCCAGCGATGCTGACTCGGGTTCCAACGCTGAGCTGGTTTACTCTCTGGAGCCTGAGCCAGCTGCCCAGGGCCTCTTCACCATCTCGCCTGACACTGGAGAGATCCGGGTGAAGACTTCCCTTGATCGAGAACAGCGGGACAGCTATGAGCTGAAGGTGGTGGCAGCCGACCGGGgcagccccagcctccagggTACAGCCACCGTCCTCGCCAATGTGCTGGACTGCAATGACAATGACCCCAAGTTCATGCTGAGTGGCTACAACTTCTCAGTGATGGAGAACATGCCCGCACTGAGCCCAGTGGGCATGGTGACTGTCATTGATGGGGACGAGGGGGAGAATGCCCGGGTGCGGCTCACGGTGGAGCAGGACAATGGGGACTTCGTCATCCAGAATGGCACCGGCACCATCCTCTCCAGCTTGAGCTTTGATCGGGAGCAGCAAAGCACCTACACCTTCCAGCTTAAGGCGGTGGATGGCGGTGTCCCCCCTCGCTCAGCCTACGTTGGCGTCACTATCAACGTGCTGGATGAGAATGACAATGCGCCTTTTATCACTGCCCCTTCCAACACCTCCCACCGGCTGCTGACCCCCCAGACACGTCTTGGTGAGATAGTCAGTCAGGTGACAGCTGAGGACATTGACTCCGGCATCAATGCTGAGCTGACCTACAGCATCACTGGTGGCAACCCTTATGGACTTTTCCAGATTGGATCGCATTCAGGCGCCATCACCCTGGAGAAGGAGATTGAGCGGCGCCACCACGGGCTGCACCGCCTAGTGGTGAAGGTCAGTGACCGCGGCAAGCCCCCACGCTATGGCACAGCATTGGTCCACCTCTATATCAATGAGACCCTGGCCAACCGCACGCTGCTGGAGAccctgctgggccacagcctgGACACGCCGCTGGACATTGACATCGCCGGGGACCCAGAGTACGAGCGCTCCAAGCAGCGGGGCAACATCCTCTTCGGCGTAGTGGCAGGTGTGGTGGCAGTGGCCTTGCTCATCGCCCTGGCAGTACTCGTGCGCTACTGCAGGCAGCGGGAGGCCAAGAGTGGCTACCAGGCTGGCAAGAAGGAGACCAAGGACCTGTACGCCCCCAAGCCCAGCAGCAAAACctccaagggaaacaaaagcaggggCAAGAAGAGCAAGTGCCCGAAGCCTGTGAAGCCCGTGGGGGACGAGGATGACGCCGGCCTGCAGAAGTCTCTCAAGTTCAACCTGATGAGTGACGCCCCTGGGGACAGCCCCCGCATCCACCTGCCCCTCAACTACCCTCCAGGCAGCCCGGACCTGGGCCGCCACTACCGCTCCAACTCCCCACTGCCGTCCATCCAGCTGCAGCCCCAGTCGCCCTCAGCCTCCAAGAAGCATCAGGCGGTGCAGGACCTGCCGCCTGCAAACACGTTCGTGGGGACCGGGGACACCACGTCCACAGGCTCTGAGCAGTACTCCGACTACAGCTACCGCACCAACCCCCCCAAATACCCCAGCAAGCAG TTACCTCACCGCCGCGTCACCTTCTCCGCCACCAGCCAGGCCCAGGAGCTTCAGGACCCGTCCCAGCACAGTTACTATGACAGTGGGCTGGAGGAGTCTGAGACGCCCTCCAGCAAGTCATCCTCAGGGCCCCGACTCGGCCCCCTGGCCCTGCCTGAGGACCACTATGAGCGCACCACCCCTGACGGCAGCATAGGAGAGATGGAGCACCCCGAGAGCG ACCTGCGCCCCTTGCCAGACGTCGCCATGACGGGCACATGTACCCAGGAGTGCAGTGAGTTTGGCCACTCTGACACGTGCTGGATGCCTGGCCAGTCATCTCCCAGCCGCCGGACCAAGAGCAGCGCCCTCAAACTCTCCACCTTCGTGCCTTACCAGGACCGAGGAGGGCAGGAGCCTGTGGGCGCCGGCAGCCCCAGCCCCCCGGAAGACCGGAACACCAAAACGGCCCCCGTGCGCCTCCTGCCCTCCTACAGTGCCTTCTCCCACAGTAGCCATGATTCCTGCAAGGACTCGGCCACCTTGGAGGAAATCCCCCTTACCCAGACCTCGGACTTCCCGCCCGCAGCCACACCGGCATCTGCCCAGACGGCTAAGCGTGAGATCTACCTGTGA
- the PCDH1 gene encoding protocadherin-1 isoform X2: MDGGAGGRRCLETALLILEPVRMGPLRPSPGPGGPRFLPPPRLLALLLLLAASPGLATQVVYKVPEEQPPNTLIGSLAADYGFPDVGHLYKLEVGAPYLRVDGKTGDIFTTETSIDREGLRECQNQLPVASDRDAGPNGVASYELQAGPEAQELFGLQVAEDQEGKQPQLIVMGNLDRERWDSYDLTIKVQDGGSPPRASSALLRVTVLDTNDNAPKFERPSYEAELSENSPIGHSVIQVKANDSDQGANAEIDYTFHQAPEVVRRLLRLDRNTGLITVQGPVDREDLSTLRFSVLAKDRGTNPKSARAQVVVTVKDMNDNAPTIEIRGIGLVTHQDGMANISEDVAEETAVALVQVSDRDEGENAAVTCVVAGDVPFQLRQASETGSDSKKKYFLQTTTPLDYEKVKDYTIEIVAVDSGNPPLSSTNSLKVQVVDVNDNAPVFTQSVTEVAFPENNKPGEVVAEVTASDADSGSNAELVYSLEPEPAAQGLFTISPDTGEIRVKTSLDREQRDSYELKVVAADRGSPSLQGTATVLANVLDCNDNDPKFMLSGYNFSVMENMPALSPVGMVTVIDGDEGENARVRLTVEQDNGDFVIQNGTGTILSSLSFDREQQSTYTFQLKAVDGGVPPRSAYVGVTINVLDENDNAPFITAPSNTSHRLLTPQTRLGEIVSQVTAEDIDSGINAELTYSITGGNPYGLFQIGSHSGAITLEKEIERRHHGLHRLVVKVSDRGKPPRYGTALVHLYINETLANRTLLETLLGHSLDTPLDIDIAGDPEYERSKQRGNILFGVVAGVVAVALLIALAVLVRYCRQREAKSGYQAGKKETKDLYAPKPSSKTSKGNKSRGKKSKCPKPVKPVGDEDDAGLQKSLKFNLMSDAPGDSPRIHLPLNYPPGSPDLGRHYRSNSPLPSIQLQPQSPSASKKHQAVQDLPPANTFVGTGDTTSTGSEQYSDYSYRTNPPKYPSKQLPHRRVTFSATSQAQELQDPSQHSYYDSGLEESETPSSKSSSGPRLGPLALPEDHYERTTPDGSIGEMEHPESDLRPLPDVAMTGTCTQECSEFGHSDTCWMPGQSSPSRRTKSSALKLSTFVPYQDRGGQEPVGAGSPSPPEDRNTKTAPVRLLPSYSAFSHSSHDSCKDSATLEEIPLTQTSDFPPAATPASAQTAKREIYL; this comes from the exons ATGGACGGTGGGGCCGGCGGCCGGCGCTGCCTCGAGACGG CCCTTCTGATTCTGGAGCCTGTCAGGATGGGGCCCCTgaggcccagcccaggccccgGGGGGCCACGGTTCCTGCCACCCCCCAGACTGCTGGCACTGCTGCTCCTGCTCGCTGCCTCCCCAGGCCTCGCCACTCAGGTGGTGTACAAGGTGCCAGAGGAACAGCCGCCCAACACCCTCATTGGGAGCCTTGCAGCCGACTACGGTTTTCCAGATGTGGGTCACCTGTACAAACTAGAGGTGGGCGCCCCATACCTACGAGTGGACGGCAAGACGGGTGACATCTTCACCACTGAGACCTCTATTGACCGTGAGGGGCTCCGTGAATGCCAGAACCAGCTGCCTG TGGCTTCGGACCGTGATGCCGGCCCCAACGGTGTGGCATCCTATGAGCTACAGGCTGGGCCCGAGGCCCAGGAGCTGTTTGGGCTGCAGGTGGCAGAGGACCAGGAAGGCAAGCAGCCACAGCTTATCGTGATGGGAAACCTGGACCGGGAACGCTGGGACTCCTATGACCTCACCATCAAGGTGCAGGATGGTGGCAGCCCCCCACGTGCCAGCAGCGCCCTGCTGCGCGTCACCGTGCTTGACACCAATGACAACGCCCCCAAGTTCGAGCGGCCCTCTTATGAAGCTGAGCTGTCTGAGAATAGCCCCATCGGCCACTCAGTGATCCAG GTGAAGGCCAACGACTCGGACCAAGGTGCCAATGCAGAGATTGACTACACGTTCCACCAGGCGCCCGAAGTTGTGAGGCGCCTTCTGCGGCTGGACAGGAACACTGGACTTATCACTGTGCAGGGCCCCGTGGACCGTGAGGACCTAAGTACCCTGCGTTTCTCAGTGCTTGCCAAGGACCGAGGCACCAACCCCAAGAGTGCCCGAGCCCAGGTGGTGGTGACTGTGAAGGACATGAATGACAACGCCCCCACCATTGAGATCCGGGGCATAGGGCTGGTGACCCATCAAGACGGAATGGCTAACATCTCAGAGGATGTGGCAGAGGAGACAGCTGTGGCCCTCGTGCAGGTATCTGACCGAGATGAGGGAGAGAATGCAGCTGTCACTTGTGTGGTGGCAGGTGATGTGCCCTTCCAGCTACGCCAGGCCAGTGAGACGGGAAGTGACAGCAAGAAGAAGTACTTCCTGCAGACCACCACCCCACTTGACTACGAGAAGGTCAAAGACTATACCATAGAGATAGTTGCCGTGGACTCTGGCAACCCTCCACTCTCTAGCACCAACTCCCTCAAGGTGCAGGTGGTGGACGTCAATGACAACGCACCTGTGTTCACCCAGAGCGTCACTGAGGTCGCCTTCCCAGAAAACAACAAGCCGGGCGAGGTGGTGGCTGAGGTCACTGCCAGCGATGCTGACTCGGGTTCCAACGCTGAGCTGGTTTACTCTCTGGAGCCTGAGCCAGCTGCCCAGGGCCTCTTCACCATCTCGCCTGACACTGGAGAGATCCGGGTGAAGACTTCCCTTGATCGAGAACAGCGGGACAGCTATGAGCTGAAGGTGGTGGCAGCCGACCGGGgcagccccagcctccagggTACAGCCACCGTCCTCGCCAATGTGCTGGACTGCAATGACAATGACCCCAAGTTCATGCTGAGTGGCTACAACTTCTCAGTGATGGAGAACATGCCCGCACTGAGCCCAGTGGGCATGGTGACTGTCATTGATGGGGACGAGGGGGAGAATGCCCGGGTGCGGCTCACGGTGGAGCAGGACAATGGGGACTTCGTCATCCAGAATGGCACCGGCACCATCCTCTCCAGCTTGAGCTTTGATCGGGAGCAGCAAAGCACCTACACCTTCCAGCTTAAGGCGGTGGATGGCGGTGTCCCCCCTCGCTCAGCCTACGTTGGCGTCACTATCAACGTGCTGGATGAGAATGACAATGCGCCTTTTATCACTGCCCCTTCCAACACCTCCCACCGGCTGCTGACCCCCCAGACACGTCTTGGTGAGATAGTCAGTCAGGTGACAGCTGAGGACATTGACTCCGGCATCAATGCTGAGCTGACCTACAGCATCACTGGTGGCAACCCTTATGGACTTTTCCAGATTGGATCGCATTCAGGCGCCATCACCCTGGAGAAGGAGATTGAGCGGCGCCACCACGGGCTGCACCGCCTAGTGGTGAAGGTCAGTGACCGCGGCAAGCCCCCACGCTATGGCACAGCATTGGTCCACCTCTATATCAATGAGACCCTGGCCAACCGCACGCTGCTGGAGAccctgctgggccacagcctgGACACGCCGCTGGACATTGACATCGCCGGGGACCCAGAGTACGAGCGCTCCAAGCAGCGGGGCAACATCCTCTTCGGCGTAGTGGCAGGTGTGGTGGCAGTGGCCTTGCTCATCGCCCTGGCAGTACTCGTGCGCTACTGCAGGCAGCGGGAGGCCAAGAGTGGCTACCAGGCTGGCAAGAAGGAGACCAAGGACCTGTACGCCCCCAAGCCCAGCAGCAAAACctccaagggaaacaaaagcaggggCAAGAAGAGCAAGTGCCCGAAGCCTGTGAAGCCCGTGGGGGACGAGGATGACGCCGGCCTGCAGAAGTCTCTCAAGTTCAACCTGATGAGTGACGCCCCTGGGGACAGCCCCCGCATCCACCTGCCCCTCAACTACCCTCCAGGCAGCCCGGACCTGGGCCGCCACTACCGCTCCAACTCCCCACTGCCGTCCATCCAGCTGCAGCCCCAGTCGCCCTCAGCCTCCAAGAAGCATCAGGCGGTGCAGGACCTGCCGCCTGCAAACACGTTCGTGGGGACCGGGGACACCACGTCCACAGGCTCTGAGCAGTACTCCGACTACAGCTACCGCACCAACCCCCCCAAATACCCCAGCAAGCAG TTACCTCACCGCCGCGTCACCTTCTCCGCCACCAGCCAGGCCCAGGAGCTTCAGGACCCGTCCCAGCACAGTTACTATGACAGTGGGCTGGAGGAGTCTGAGACGCCCTCCAGCAAGTCATCCTCAGGGCCCCGACTCGGCCCCCTGGCCCTGCCTGAGGACCACTATGAGCGCACCACCCCTGACGGCAGCATAGGAGAGATGGAGCACCCCGAGAGCG ACCTGCGCCCCTTGCCAGACGTCGCCATGACGGGCACATGTACCCAGGAGTGCAGTGAGTTTGGCCACTCTGACACGTGCTGGATGCCTGGCCAGTCATCTCCCAGCCGCCGGACCAAGAGCAGCGCCCTCAAACTCTCCACCTTCGTGCCTTACCAGGACCGAGGAGGGCAGGAGCCTGTGGGCGCCGGCAGCCCCAGCCCCCCGGAAGACCGGAACACCAAAACGGCCCCCGTGCGCCTCCTGCCCTCCTACAGTGCCTTCTCCCACAGTAGCCATGATTCCTGCAAGGACTCGGCCACCTTGGAGGAAATCCCCCTTACCCAGACCTCGGACTTCCCGCCCGCAGCCACACCGGCATCTGCCCAGACGGCTAAGCGTGAGATCTACCTGTGA
- the PCDH1 gene encoding protocadherin-1 isoform X4, producing MDGGAGGRRCLETALLILEPVRMGPLRPSPGPGGPRFLPPPRLLALLLLLAASPGLATQVVYKVPEEQPPNTLIGSLAADYGFPDVGHLYKLEVGAPYLRVDGKTGDIFTTETSIDREGLRECQNQLPGKPCILEFEVSITDLVQNGSPRLLEGQIEVQDINDNTPNFALPVITLPIPENTNIGSLFPIPVASDRDAGPNGVASYELQAGPEAQELFGLQVAEDQEGKQPQLIVMGNLDRERWDSYDLTIKVQDGGSPPRASSALLRVTVLDTNDNAPKFERPSYEAELSENSPIGHSVIQVKANDSDQGANAEIDYTFHQAPEVVRRLLRLDRNTGLITVQGPVDREDLSTLRFSVLAKDRGTNPKSARAQVVVTVKDMNDNAPTIEIRGIGLVTHQDGMANISEDVAEETAVALVQVSDRDEGENAAVTCVVAGDVPFQLRQASETGSDSKKKYFLQTTTPLDYEKVKDYTIEIVAVDSGNPPLSSTNSLKVQVVDVNDNAPVFTQSVTEVAFPENNKPGEVVAEVTASDADSGSNAELVYSLEPEPAAQGLFTISPDTGEIRVKTSLDREQRDSYELKVVAADRGSPSLQGTATVLANVLDCNDNDPKFMLSGYNFSVMENMPALSPVGMVTVIDGDEGENARVRLTVEQDNGDFVIQNGTGTILSSLSFDREQQSTYTFQLKAVDGGVPPRSAYVGVTINVLDENDNAPFITAPSNTSHRLLTPQTRLGEIVSQVTAEDIDSGINAELTYSITGGNPYGLFQIGSHSGAITLEKEIERRHHGLHRLVVKVSDRGKPPRYGTALVHLYINETLANRTLLETLLGHSLDTPLDIDIAGDPEYERSKQRGNILFGVVAGVVAVALLIALAVLVRYCRQREAKSGYQAGKKETKDLYAPKPSSKTSKGNKSRGKKSKCPKPVKPVGDEDDAGLQKSLKFNLMSDAPGDSPRIHLPLNYPPGSPDLGRHYRSNSPLPSIQLQPQSPSASKKHQAVQDLPPANTFVGTGDTTSTGSEQYSDYSYRTNPPKYPSKQLPHRRVTFSATSQAQELQDPSQHSYYDSGLEESETPSSKSSSGPRLGPLALPEDHYERTTPDGSIGEMEHPESDLRPLPDVAMTGTCTQECSEFGHSDTCWMPGQSSPSRRTKSSALKLSTFVPYQDRGGQEPVGAGSPSPPEDRNTKTAPVRLLPSYSAFSHSSHDSCKDSATLEEIPLTQTSDFPPAATPASAQTAKREIYL from the exons ATGGACGGTGGGGCCGGCGGCCGGCGCTGCCTCGAGACGG CCCTTCTGATTCTGGAGCCTGTCAGGATGGGGCCCCTgaggcccagcccaggccccgGGGGGCCACGGTTCCTGCCACCCCCCAGACTGCTGGCACTGCTGCTCCTGCTCGCTGCCTCCCCAGGCCTCGCCACTCAGGTGGTGTACAAGGTGCCAGAGGAACAGCCGCCCAACACCCTCATTGGGAGCCTTGCAGCCGACTACGGTTTTCCAGATGTGGGTCACCTGTACAAACTAGAGGTGGGCGCCCCATACCTACGAGTGGACGGCAAGACGGGTGACATCTTCACCACTGAGACCTCTATTGACCGTGAGGGGCTCCGTGAATGCCAGAACCAGCTGCCTGGTAAGCCCTGCATCCTGGAGTTTGAGGTGTCTATCACAGACCTGGTGCAGAATGGCAGTCCTAGGCTGCTAGAGGGCCAGATAGAGGTCCAGGACATCAATGACAACACGCCCAACTTTGCCTTGCCAGTCATCACCCTGCCCATCCCCGAGAACACCAACATCGGCTCCCTCTTCCCCATCCCAGTGGCTTCGGACCGTGATGCCGGCCCCAACGGTGTGGCATCCTATGAGCTACAGGCTGGGCCCGAGGCCCAGGAGCTGTTTGGGCTGCAGGTGGCAGAGGACCAGGAAGGCAAGCAGCCACAGCTTATCGTGATGGGAAACCTGGACCGGGAACGCTGGGACTCCTATGACCTCACCATCAAGGTGCAGGATGGTGGCAGCCCCCCACGTGCCAGCAGCGCCCTGCTGCGCGTCACCGTGCTTGACACCAATGACAACGCCCCCAAGTTCGAGCGGCCCTCTTATGAAGCTGAGCTGTCTGAGAATAGCCCCATCGGCCACTCAGTGATCCAG GTGAAGGCCAACGACTCGGACCAAGGTGCCAATGCAGAGATTGACTACACGTTCCACCAGGCGCCCGAAGTTGTGAGGCGCCTTCTGCGGCTGGACAGGAACACTGGACTTATCACTGTGCAGGGCCCCGTGGACCGTGAGGACCTAAGTACCCTGCGTTTCTCAGTGCTTGCCAAGGACCGAGGCACCAACCCCAAGAGTGCCCGAGCCCAGGTGGTGGTGACTGTGAAGGACATGAATGACAACGCCCCCACCATTGAGATCCGGGGCATAGGGCTGGTGACCCATCAAGACGGAATGGCTAACATCTCAGAGGATGTGGCAGAGGAGACAGCTGTGGCCCTCGTGCAGGTATCTGACCGAGATGAGGGAGAGAATGCAGCTGTCACTTGTGTGGTGGCAGGTGATGTGCCCTTCCAGCTACGCCAGGCCAGTGAGACGGGAAGTGACAGCAAGAAGAAGTACTTCCTGCAGACCACCACCCCACTTGACTACGAGAAGGTCAAAGACTATACCATAGAGATAGTTGCCGTGGACTCTGGCAACCCTCCACTCTCTAGCACCAACTCCCTCAAGGTGCAGGTGGTGGACGTCAATGACAACGCACCTGTGTTCACCCAGAGCGTCACTGAGGTCGCCTTCCCAGAAAACAACAAGCCGGGCGAGGTGGTGGCTGAGGTCACTGCCAGCGATGCTGACTCGGGTTCCAACGCTGAGCTGGTTTACTCTCTGGAGCCTGAGCCAGCTGCCCAGGGCCTCTTCACCATCTCGCCTGACACTGGAGAGATCCGGGTGAAGACTTCCCTTGATCGAGAACAGCGGGACAGCTATGAGCTGAAGGTGGTGGCAGCCGACCGGGgcagccccagcctccagggTACAGCCACCGTCCTCGCCAATGTGCTGGACTGCAATGACAATGACCCCAAGTTCATGCTGAGTGGCTACAACTTCTCAGTGATGGAGAACATGCCCGCACTGAGCCCAGTGGGCATGGTGACTGTCATTGATGGGGACGAGGGGGAGAATGCCCGGGTGCGGCTCACGGTGGAGCAGGACAATGGGGACTTCGTCATCCAGAATGGCACCGGCACCATCCTCTCCAGCTTGAGCTTTGATCGGGAGCAGCAAAGCACCTACACCTTCCAGCTTAAGGCGGTGGATGGCGGTGTCCCCCCTCGCTCAGCCTACGTTGGCGTCACTATCAACGTGCTGGATGAGAATGACAATGCGCCTTTTATCACTGCCCCTTCCAACACCTCCCACCGGCTGCTGACCCCCCAGACACGTCTTGGTGAGATAGTCAGTCAGGTGACAGCTGAGGACATTGACTCCGGCATCAATGCTGAGCTGACCTACAGCATCACTGGTGGCAACCCTTATGGACTTTTCCAGATTGGATCGCATTCAGGCGCCATCACCCTGGAGAAGGAGATTGAGCGGCGCCACCACGGGCTGCACCGCCTAGTGGTGAAGGTCAGTGACCGCGGCAAGCCCCCACGCTATGGCACAGCATTGGTCCACCTCTATATCAATGAGACCCTGGCCAACCGCACGCTGCTGGAGAccctgctgggccacagcctgGACACGCCGCTGGACATTGACATCGCCGGGGACCCAGAGTACGAGCGCTCCAAGCAGCGGGGCAACATCCTCTTCGGCGTAGTGGCAGGTGTGGTGGCAGTGGCCTTGCTCATCGCCCTGGCAGTACTCGTGCGCTACTGCAGGCAGCGGGAGGCCAAGAGTGGCTACCAGGCTGGCAAGAAGGAGACCAAGGACCTGTACGCCCCCAAGCCCAGCAGCAAAACctccaagggaaacaaaagcaggggCAAGAAGAGCAAGTGCCCGAAGCCTGTGAAGCCCGTGGGGGACGAGGATGACGCCGGCCTGCAGAAGTCTCTCAAGTTCAACCTGATGAGTGACGCCCCTGGGGACAGCCCCCGCATCCACCTGCCCCTCAACTACCCTCCAGGCAGCCCGGACCTGGGCCGCCACTACCGCTCCAACTCCCCACTGCCGTCCATCCAGCTGCAGCCCCAGTCGCCCTCAGCCTCCAAGAAGCATCAGGCGGTGCAGGACCTGCCGCCTGCAAACACGTTCGTGGGGACCGGGGACACCACGTCCACAGGCTCTGAGCAGTACTCCGACTACAGCTACCGCACCAACCCCCCCAAATACCCCAGCAAGCAG TTACCTCACCGCCGCGTCACCTTCTCCGCCACCAGCCAGGCCCAGGAGCTTCAGGACCCGTCCCAGCACAGTTACTATGACAGTGGGCTGGAGGAGTCTGAGACGCCCTCCAGCAAGTCATCCTCAGGGCCCCGACTCGGCCCCCTGGCCCTGCCTGAGGACCACTATGAGCGCACCACCCCTGACGGCAGCATAGGAGAGATGGAGCACCCCGAGAGCG ACCTGCGCCCCTTGCCAGACGTCGCCATGACGGGCACATGTACCCAGGAGTGCAGTGAGTTTGGCCACTCTGACACGTGCTGGATGCCTGGCCAGTCATCTCCCAGCCGCCGGACCAAGAGCAGCGCCCTCAAACTCTCCACCTTCGTGCCTTACCAGGACCGAGGAGGGCAGGAGCCTGTGGGCGCCGGCAGCCCCAGCCCCCCGGAAGACCGGAACACCAAAACGGCCCCCGTGCGCCTCCTGCCCTCCTACAGTGCCTTCTCCCACAGTAGCCATGATTCCTGCAAGGACTCGGCCACCTTGGAGGAAATCCCCCTTACCCAGACCTCGGACTTCCCGCCCGCAGCCACACCGGCATCTGCCCAGACGGCTAAGCGTGAGATCTACCTGTGA